One window of the bacterium genome contains the following:
- a CDS encoding glycoside hydrolase, whose product MTKAARISLSHPALLFLSLFLSVFAPAGACLAATDTDAAFAWPSTTRQCRPWTYWWWMGSAVNKEDITGQLEAFSRCGLGGVHIIPIYGAAGFEKQYLDYLSPGWMAMLRHTLAEARRLDLGVDMTLGTGWPFGGGWVDSSASAARVLFATWSLEGGQSLKGRVIPESGSPGAPLQTLMAFSRTGDRLDLTGRVDAAGILDWVAPTGDWKLYAAFLDRPVMQVKRAAPGDEGNVIDYFSRAALERYLTRFDSAFADVPRDSTVRAFYHDSYENESADWTPVLFEQFSERRGYDLRRHLPELLGEGADRETVARVRFDYRQTVADLILDGFTRPWVAWSHAHG is encoded by the coding sequence TTGACAAAGGCCGCCCGCATCAGCCTCAGCCACCCGGCACTGCTCTTTCTCTCCCTGTTCCTGTCCGTGTTTGCACCGGCCGGGGCCTGCTTAGCCGCAACGGATACGGATGCTGCGTTCGCCTGGCCCTCCACGACCCGCCAGTGCCGTCCCTGGACTTACTGGTGGTGGATGGGCAGCGCGGTCAATAAAGAGGATATCACCGGTCAGCTTGAGGCTTTCAGCCGCTGCGGCCTGGGCGGCGTGCACATAATCCCGATCTACGGGGCGGCCGGGTTCGAAAAGCAGTACCTTGACTACCTCAGTCCCGGCTGGATGGCGATGCTCCGTCACACCCTGGCCGAGGCCCGGCGGCTCGACCTGGGGGTGGACATGACCCTGGGCACGGGCTGGCCGTTCGGCGGCGGCTGGGTGGATTCCTCCGCCTCCGCGGCACGGGTGCTGTTTGCCACCTGGAGCCTGGAGGGCGGCCAAAGTCTCAAAGGCAGGGTGATTCCCGAGTCCGGAAGCCCGGGCGCGCCGCTCCAGACCCTGATGGCCTTCTCCCGGACAGGCGACAGGCTTGACCTCACCGGCAGGGTGGACGCCGCGGGCATACTGGACTGGGTCGCGCCGACAGGAGACTGGAAGCTCTACGCCGCGTTCCTCGACCGCCCGGTGATGCAGGTCAAGCGCGCCGCACCGGGCGATGAGGGCAATGTCATCGACTATTTCTCGAGGGCCGCCCTGGAGCGCTACCTCACCCGCTTCGACAGCGCTTTCGCCGACGTTCCCCGCGACTCGACTGTGCGCGCCTTCTATCACGACTCCTACGAGAACGAGAGCGCCGACTGGACCCCCGTCCTGTTCGAGCAATTCTCCGAACGGCGCGGCTATGACCTCCGTCGTCACCTTCCCGAGCTCTTGGGAGAGGGCGCTGACCGGGAAACTGTCGCACGGGTGCGTTTCGATTACCGTCAGACTGTCGCCGACCTGATCCTGGATGGATTCACCCGTCCCTGGGTGGCCTGGTCCCATGCCCACGG